One segment of Diaphorobacter sp. HDW4B DNA contains the following:
- a CDS encoding xanthine dehydrogenase family protein subunit M — protein sequence MIAVAETGLASSTFYQAHSVQDALEALDKRGPNARVLAGGTWLMRAGLRGDGGQRDYVSLAGIAELKQVQMDEHQIRIGSGVTHAELARALSNCIECHALASAAGASANPAVRNVATLGGNLCATDFSAADLIPALLALNAQVRVVSLAGGELLGIEQFLAERGQSNGSHIVESVLLQIGDLRHTRVRSAHVRLPLRKAGDYPVAIMSAAVATAPDGTVTMARVAVGFRGSSRASLARARALAGRASTGPRQGRAGGAGNGLSMGGA from the coding sequence ATGATTGCAGTGGCCGAAACGGGTCTGGCAAGCTCCACTTTCTACCAAGCCCACTCCGTGCAAGATGCGCTCGAAGCATTGGACAAGCGAGGCCCCAACGCGCGCGTGCTGGCCGGGGGAACCTGGCTGATGCGCGCTGGTTTGCGTGGCGATGGTGGGCAGCGCGACTATGTCAGCCTCGCTGGCATCGCCGAGCTCAAGCAGGTGCAGATGGATGAGCACCAGATCCGCATCGGCAGCGGCGTCACACATGCAGAACTGGCCCGCGCGCTCTCGAACTGCATCGAATGCCATGCTCTGGCCAGCGCCGCTGGAGCTTCTGCCAACCCCGCTGTACGCAACGTGGCGACGCTGGGTGGCAATCTTTGCGCAACCGATTTCAGCGCAGCAGATCTGATCCCTGCATTGTTGGCACTCAATGCGCAAGTGCGCGTGGTGTCGCTTGCAGGAGGCGAGCTTCTCGGCATCGAGCAGTTTCTTGCCGAGCGAGGACAAAGCAACGGTTCGCACATCGTCGAAAGCGTGCTTTTGCAGATCGGTGATCTCCGGCACACGCGGGTACGGTCGGCCCATGTGCGGCTGCCGCTGCGCAAGGCAGGCGACTATCCCGTGGCCATCATGAGTGCCGCCGTGGCTACGGCCCCCGACGGCACGGTGACCATGGCGCGTGTAGCGGTGGGGTTCCGTGGAAGCAGTCGCGCGTCGCTGGCACGCGCTAGAGCATTGGCTGGTCGGGCAAGCACTGGACCCCGACAAGGCCGGGCTGGCGGCGCGGGAAATGGCCTCTCAATGGGTGGGGCGTGA
- a CDS encoding mandelate racemase/muconate lactonizing enzyme family protein, giving the protein MDPIKTVEVALYKIPLKKPLSDAKVLTGRQKPLEAVDMLTATIETVNGARGFGFSYSLRAGGAALLAHARELSGALIGEDPNDIGRLWEKLAWLGASVSRTGVSVQSIAAFDVALWDLKAKSANVSIGKLLGAYRNSVPCYNTSGGYLSASTSEVLANVDQSLARGLGGIKLKVGQPDLNKDMERVAAVRKHVGDDVPMMVDANQQWDLTTALRAGRRLEEFNLVWLEEPLNAYDYQGHAQLTARLDTPIATGEMLSSVAECSQLIEHRSATFLQPDVPRVGGITPFLKIANSADLHRLKLAPHFVMEIHIHMGCAYPHEAWVEHIEWLEPAFNERLEIKNGHMLLPQRPGLGFSLSEEAHRWRVDS; this is encoded by the coding sequence ATGGATCCCATCAAGACCGTCGAGGTCGCGCTCTACAAAATTCCGCTCAAAAAACCGCTGAGCGATGCCAAGGTCCTCACAGGGCGTCAAAAGCCGCTGGAAGCGGTGGACATGCTCACTGCGACCATCGAGACGGTGAACGGGGCCCGGGGTTTCGGCTTCAGTTATTCGCTCAGGGCAGGGGGTGCGGCGCTGCTGGCCCATGCGAGGGAGTTGTCCGGCGCGCTGATCGGAGAGGACCCCAACGACATTGGCCGACTGTGGGAAAAACTCGCCTGGCTGGGTGCTTCGGTGTCTCGAACCGGTGTGTCCGTGCAGAGCATCGCGGCCTTCGATGTGGCGCTCTGGGATCTGAAGGCCAAGTCAGCCAATGTGTCGATCGGCAAGCTGCTCGGGGCCTATCGCAACAGCGTGCCTTGCTACAACACCTCGGGTGGATATTTGTCGGCCAGCACGTCCGAGGTGCTGGCCAACGTCGATCAGTCGCTGGCGCGTGGTCTGGGTGGCATCAAGCTCAAGGTGGGGCAGCCGGATCTGAACAAAGACATGGAGCGCGTTGCGGCAGTACGCAAGCATGTGGGCGACGACGTGCCGATGATGGTGGACGCCAATCAGCAATGGGATCTGACCACCGCCTTGCGTGCGGGCAGGCGACTCGAAGAATTCAACCTCGTCTGGCTGGAGGAGCCACTCAACGCCTACGACTATCAGGGCCACGCGCAATTGACGGCGAGACTCGATACGCCCATTGCCACAGGCGAGATGCTGAGCAGCGTGGCCGAGTGCAGTCAGCTGATCGAGCATCGCTCGGCGACCTTCCTGCAACCCGATGTGCCGCGGGTGGGCGGGATCACTCCGTTCCTCAAGATTGCCAACAGTGCCGATCTTCATCGCCTGAAGCTCGCACCGCATTTCGTGATGGAAATCCACATTCACATGGGTTGTGCCTACCCGCACGAGGCCTGGGTGGAGCACATCGAATGGCTGGAGCCTGCCTTCAACGAGCGTCTGGAAATCAAGAACGGGCACATGTTGCTGCCGCAGCGCCCGGGCCTTGGCTTCAGCTTGTCCGAAGAGGCCCACCGCTGGCGCGTGGATTCCTGA
- a CDS encoding (2Fe-2S)-binding protein, with translation MPILFTLNGDQRTSHSPPMTPLVDVLRDEFFLTGAKVVCREGFCGACTVMVDGKAITACLMPVAHVAGAEVQTIESQGSQDALSPVQSWLEQCDAVQCGMCFPGMVMSLTAFLKHTPSPTEPQVKAALCGNICRCTGYERIVGAALALSSATSRSGEQP, from the coding sequence ATGCCCATTCTCTTCACGCTCAATGGCGACCAGCGAACGTCTCACAGCCCACCCATGACGCCGCTGGTGGATGTGCTGAGGGACGAATTCTTCCTCACGGGTGCCAAGGTGGTGTGCCGAGAAGGCTTCTGCGGGGCATGCACGGTCATGGTCGACGGAAAGGCCATCACCGCCTGTTTGATGCCCGTGGCTCATGTGGCCGGAGCCGAGGTGCAAACCATTGAATCGCAGGGCTCGCAAGACGCCTTGTCGCCCGTGCAATCCTGGCTCGAACAGTGCGATGCCGTGCAATGCGGCATGTGTTTTCCGGGCATGGTCATGAGCCTCACCGCGTTCTTGAAACATACGCCGAGCCCCACAGAGCCACAGGTGAAAGCCGCCCTGTGCGGAAACATCTGCCGGTGCACCGGGTACGAACGCATCGTCGGCGCAGCGCTTGCGCTGTCGAGTGCGACCAGCCGCTCGGGGGAGCAGCCATGA
- a CDS encoding ABC transporter permease: protein MNTNPTLPVAVPHASAPRGPLTLLRAAFLRLGVLPFMLVIAIVVFSLLSDQFLTVQNMVNLLRQSVYLILVSLGQMLALVTGGFDLSVGTAMAVTSVVSALAMQALGSVLPESAWTVVIIGCLCGLLAGLVIGLINGIGVAWIGVSPFIMTLGVQSISFGLALYLTGGVPVSGLPDEFSSLFGFGTLLGIPVSVLVTAVCVVLIGLIMSRLPLGTHLLAVGGNAKAAALSGIDTRRVLLTAYLLCALLASVSGLLLTARVETGEANLGGSVALESIAACVIAGVSLRGGMGRVPNVVMGAIFIGLVQNGMNLSNVGSYLQMVVLGTLLIIAVVADQIRHRMIVPGDK from the coding sequence ATGAACACCAACCCAACCCTGCCCGTCGCCGTGCCCCACGCGTCAGCCCCAAGAGGTCCGTTGACGCTGCTTCGTGCCGCCTTTCTGCGTCTCGGCGTGCTGCCGTTCATGCTGGTGATTGCGATCGTCGTGTTCAGTCTTCTGTCGGATCAATTTCTGACCGTTCAGAACATGGTCAATCTGCTGCGGCAGTCGGTCTATCTGATTCTGGTGTCGCTCGGTCAGATGCTGGCGCTGGTCACCGGCGGCTTCGATCTGTCGGTGGGCACGGCCATGGCCGTCACGTCGGTTGTGTCTGCATTGGCGATGCAGGCGCTGGGCAGCGTCCTGCCCGAATCTGCATGGACCGTGGTGATCATCGGCTGCCTGTGCGGCTTGCTTGCCGGCCTTGTGATCGGGCTTATCAACGGCATCGGCGTGGCATGGATCGGCGTGTCTCCCTTCATCATGACCCTGGGCGTGCAGTCCATCAGCTTCGGCCTGGCACTGTATCTGACCGGTGGCGTGCCGGTGTCGGGCTTGCCGGACGAGTTCAGTTCGTTGTTCGGTTTCGGAACGCTGCTGGGAATTCCCGTGTCGGTTCTGGTCACGGCGGTCTGTGTGGTGCTCATCGGGTTGATCATGAGCCGCCTGCCGCTGGGCACGCATCTGCTGGCTGTGGGGGGCAATGCCAAAGCGGCGGCACTGTCGGGCATCGATACCCGCCGGGTACTGCTGACGGCTTACCTGCTGTGTGCGCTGCTCGCGTCCGTCAGTGGCTTGCTGCTCACGGCCCGGGTGGAAACCGGCGAGGCCAATCTCGGTGGATCCGTGGCGCTGGAATCGATTGCCGCCTGCGTCATCGCCGGTGTCAGCCTGCGCGGCGGCATGGGCCGCGTGCCGAACGTCGTGATGGGTGCCATCTTCATCGGGCTGGTGCAAAACGGCATGAATCTATCCAACGTCGGCTCTTACCTGCAAATGGTGGTGCTGGGAACGCTCCTGATCATCGCCGTGGTGGCCGACCAGATCCGCCATCGCATGATCGTGCCCGGTGACAAGTGA
- a CDS encoding GntR family transcriptional regulator, which translates to MSSKTPAAGSLRLAKTSLAELAYEELKRRIFDQQLSPGARLNIDALSRECGVSSSPLREALVRLQSEGLVVFETNFGFYVAPAPDQEQMAHLLEYRQVLEVFGARAGAVRINDDTLTIMRKATEAMANMRAKGVSYKQYRAYFEHEQSFHQAIVDSAANPVISTAYRELHLVLLVARLSVIPDSNNIGSDAAVDEHRAILDAFEKRDPDAAEAAVLRHIQAAQERMRSMLGAASA; encoded by the coding sequence ATGTCCTCGAAAACGCCCGCTGCAGGTAGCCTGAGACTCGCCAAGACATCGTTGGCCGAGCTGGCTTATGAAGAATTGAAGCGCCGGATCTTTGATCAGCAGTTGAGTCCCGGGGCTCGCCTGAACATCGATGCCCTGTCCCGCGAATGCGGCGTCAGCAGCTCACCCTTGCGCGAAGCGCTGGTCAGGCTCCAATCGGAAGGCCTCGTGGTGTTCGAAACCAACTTCGGGTTTTATGTGGCTCCCGCGCCGGACCAGGAACAGATGGCGCACCTGCTCGAATACCGCCAGGTTCTGGAAGTCTTCGGCGCGCGAGCCGGGGCTGTACGAATCAATGACGACACCCTGACCATCATGCGCAAGGCCACAGAGGCCATGGCCAACATGCGCGCCAAGGGCGTGAGCTACAAGCAGTACCGCGCCTATTTCGAGCACGAACAAAGCTTTCACCAGGCGATCGTGGACAGCGCGGCCAATCCCGTCATCTCCACGGCCTATCGGGAGCTTCACCTGGTGCTGCTGGTCGCCCGCCTGTCCGTCATCCCGGACAGCAACAACATCGGCTCGGACGCTGCCGTGGACGAACACCGGGCCATTCTGGACGCCTTCGAGAAGCGTGATCCCGACGCCGCCGAGGCTGCGGTGCTCAGACATATCCAGGCAGCACAGGAGCGCATGAGATCCATGCTGGGGGCAGCAAGTGCATAG
- a CDS encoding sugar ABC transporter ATP-binding protein, with protein MSTDDILLKTVALSKQYPGVRALDAMDFELRSGEVHVLFGENGAGKSTLISLLAGAHTPTSGQILMHGQAVSFANVHQARQHGISAVFQEFSLVPTLSVARNLSLGDEPRRHGLLDVQALNKRAIQMLASLGFEIDSAADISSLSRAQQQMVEIAKGLRGNVSVLILDEPTASLTDKESRKLFELVEQLKEQGVGIIYISHRMQEIMEIADRVTVMRGGKKIRTVHAADTSADALVEMMTGRAIEQVYPTIRSRPGQTVLDVRHLSSPNGVSDASFQVRAGEVVGFAGLVGCGKSELFRAIYGLDDVSSGTVSFKGQQRTGASVAKLLDEGFFYLPPDRKNEGLVLGFSSHANIVLPLADGPLRGRGGWLRKKLGRRLSEKAAQQVELAPRNLYRAVSLLSGGNQQKVMFGRGLTRPFNIYVFDEPTVGVDIGTRSTLYRVIQQLCEGGAAVVVISSDLPEVLNLSHRVYVMRHGVIAGELTGDGISESRVLGLFFGSNESK; from the coding sequence ATGTCCACAGATGACATCCTGCTGAAGACGGTTGCCTTGAGCAAGCAATACCCGGGCGTGCGAGCGCTCGATGCCATGGATTTCGAGCTGCGATCCGGAGAAGTCCACGTGCTCTTCGGTGAAAACGGCGCGGGCAAGTCCACGCTGATCTCGCTGCTGGCTGGCGCGCACACGCCCACCAGCGGCCAAATTCTGATGCATGGGCAAGCGGTGAGTTTCGCCAACGTGCACCAGGCGCGGCAACACGGCATCAGCGCGGTTTTTCAGGAGTTCTCGCTGGTTCCGACGCTGTCGGTCGCACGCAATCTGAGTCTGGGCGACGAGCCGCGTCGGCATGGACTGCTGGATGTGCAGGCGCTCAATAAGCGCGCCATCCAGATGCTGGCCTCGCTCGGATTCGAGATCGACAGTGCGGCGGACATCTCGTCGCTGTCACGCGCCCAGCAACAGATGGTCGAAATCGCCAAGGGCCTGCGCGGAAATGTCTCGGTGTTGATCCTCGACGAGCCCACGGCCTCCCTGACCGACAAAGAGTCGCGAAAGCTTTTCGAGCTCGTCGAGCAACTCAAGGAGCAGGGCGTGGGAATCATCTACATCTCGCACCGGATGCAGGAGATCATGGAGATCGCCGATCGCGTCACGGTCATGCGCGGTGGCAAGAAAATCCGGACGGTGCATGCCGCCGACACCAGCGCCGATGCGCTGGTGGAGATGATGACCGGTCGCGCCATCGAGCAGGTCTATCCCACCATCCGATCCCGGCCCGGGCAGACGGTTCTGGACGTGCGGCACCTCAGTTCCCCCAACGGCGTGAGTGATGCGAGCTTTCAGGTGCGGGCCGGGGAAGTGGTGGGTTTTGCGGGACTGGTCGGGTGCGGCAAGTCCGAACTGTTCCGCGCGATCTACGGGCTCGATGACGTGAGCAGCGGAACGGTGTCGTTCAAAGGCCAGCAAAGAACCGGTGCCAGCGTAGCCAAGCTGCTCGACGAAGGGTTCTTCTACCTTCCACCCGACCGAAAGAACGAAGGACTCGTGCTGGGCTTTTCCTCGCACGCCAACATCGTCTTGCCGCTGGCGGATGGTCCTCTGCGTGGGCGCGGCGGCTGGTTGCGCAAGAAGCTCGGGCGACGCTTGTCCGAAAAAGCGGCGCAGCAGGTCGAGCTGGCTCCGCGCAACCTGTATCGCGCGGTGTCGCTGCTGTCGGGCGGCAACCAGCAAAAGGTGATGTTTGGGCGCGGCCTGACGCGGCCCTTCAACATCTATGTCTTCGATGAGCCAACCGTGGGCGTGGACATCGGCACACGCAGCACTCTCTATCGGGTGATACAGCAATTGTGCGAGGGCGGCGCGGCGGTGGTGGTCATCTCCTCGGACCTGCCGGAGGTCCTCAACCTCAGCCACCGCGTGTACGTCATGCGGCACGGCGTCATTGCCGGAGAGCTGACAGGTGATGGCATCTCCGAGTCGCGCGTCCTCGGGCTGTTCTTTGGCTCCAACGAAAGCAAGTGA
- a CDS encoding xanthine dehydrogenase family protein molybdopterin-binding subunit produces the protein MNHDEAVIGMNLPRRDAADKLRGRTRYTVDRSYPGMAHGALLRSEVQSGLIVHLDCSKARAMPGVRAIVTAQDAPGRHGIGVADEVLFASERVRFVGEPIAAVAADTLEQARAAAAAIELTIQPLPAVTTMEDALAPGAPLVHPDWESHEILFQGGKRGGNVAWEATVVRGDVDAAFARDDVTIVDSHFRVPRQNHLSFEPRAVIAQYEDGRFHIETSTQVPWTVRTATARYLQVSPAQIRVTVPPVGGAFGLKFDCAIEPYAALLARASGRPVKLVNSRQEEMQTCLCRENAEIRIRSAITRDGQIAAREAVVLMDGGAFGGEQIFLTTMTAHTLGGNYRLQNVRLVSRVIYTNTPPNGAFRACNGVYNTFALERHTDEICAVIDMDPLEFRRRNVLGHKDIGATGQVFEGDVLAPMLGKMEQLKASKPSCESKAGHRRYGRATVVGTWFVFVGPSSATVNLNLDGSVTLVTSGVEIGSGSMMQSIPQIVADTLGLRPQDVIVRTADTDGAGYDLGIGGGRQTVALGAASRMASLEVKDKVLRIASQMLEASAEDLVLREGRVEILGARGSGVTLTQIVERAHAVMGPIAGTGAFTKPGVAAMPGCAAGHFIEAIDIPVFAVHDCEVAVDTDTGHIEVLSYAVVQDVGRALNPRAIHGQIQGGVVQGLGYALHEEITLGDQGQVLQTGLESFRVPLAQDVVPVDIVLHEGAPSIGPLGIKGAGEVPILNVGAAVACAVAHATGCRVQELPLTAPRTLTMLLGLNEPLRFPHIADQWRQNLLGNE, from the coding sequence ATGAACCACGATGAAGCCGTCATTGGCATGAATCTGCCAAGGCGCGACGCCGCCGACAAGCTGCGCGGCAGAACCCGCTACACCGTGGATCGCTCCTACCCCGGCATGGCGCATGGCGCGCTGCTGCGATCCGAGGTGCAAAGCGGTCTCATTGTTCATCTGGACTGCTCCAAAGCGCGGGCGATGCCCGGCGTTCGGGCCATCGTCACGGCGCAGGATGCACCGGGACGCCACGGTATCGGCGTCGCGGACGAGGTGCTTTTCGCCAGCGAACGCGTGCGCTTCGTGGGCGAACCGATTGCCGCCGTCGCGGCCGACACATTGGAGCAGGCCCGCGCCGCCGCCGCCGCCATCGAGCTGACAATCCAGCCCCTGCCTGCAGTGACCACCATGGAAGACGCGCTCGCCCCCGGCGCTCCGCTGGTGCATCCCGATTGGGAGAGTCACGAGATCCTGTTCCAAGGCGGCAAGCGAGGCGGCAACGTGGCCTGGGAAGCCACCGTTGTGCGCGGAGATGTCGATGCCGCCTTTGCGCGCGACGACGTCACCATCGTGGACAGCCACTTTCGGGTGCCACGCCAGAACCACCTGTCGTTTGAACCCCGCGCCGTGATCGCGCAATATGAAGATGGTCGGTTCCACATCGAAACGTCCACACAAGTTCCATGGACCGTTCGCACCGCCACCGCCCGCTATCTGCAGGTGTCTCCCGCACAGATTCGGGTGACCGTTCCCCCCGTCGGCGGTGCCTTCGGGCTCAAGTTCGATTGCGCCATCGAGCCCTATGCCGCGCTCTTGGCTCGCGCCAGTGGTCGCCCCGTCAAGCTGGTCAACTCCCGGCAGGAAGAGATGCAGACTTGCCTGTGCCGCGAGAACGCAGAAATCCGCATTCGCTCTGCCATCACCAGAGACGGACAGATCGCGGCGCGCGAGGCCGTGGTGCTGATGGATGGCGGCGCGTTCGGCGGCGAGCAGATTTTCCTGACCACCATGACCGCACACACGCTGGGTGGCAACTACCGCCTGCAGAACGTGCGGCTGGTCAGCCGGGTGATCTATACCAACACACCGCCCAATGGCGCATTTCGCGCGTGCAATGGGGTCTACAACACCTTTGCGCTGGAGCGGCACACGGACGAGATTTGCGCCGTAATCGACATGGACCCGCTGGAGTTCCGTCGTCGCAACGTCCTGGGCCACAAGGATATCGGCGCCACCGGTCAGGTCTTTGAAGGCGACGTGCTGGCACCCATGCTCGGCAAGATGGAGCAGCTCAAGGCTTCCAAGCCCTCTTGCGAGAGCAAGGCGGGCCACCGACGGTATGGCCGAGCGACCGTCGTCGGAACCTGGTTCGTTTTTGTGGGGCCTTCCTCAGCCACCGTGAATCTCAATCTCGATGGCAGTGTGACGCTCGTGACCTCGGGTGTGGAGATCGGCTCGGGCTCGATGATGCAATCCATTCCGCAGATCGTCGCCGATACGCTGGGACTGCGACCACAGGATGTGATCGTCCGTACGGCAGATACCGATGGCGCAGGCTACGACCTCGGCATTGGCGGTGGACGGCAAACCGTGGCGCTCGGAGCGGCCAGCCGCATGGCGAGTCTCGAAGTGAAGGACAAGGTGCTGCGCATCGCCTCGCAAATGCTGGAGGCTTCGGCCGAAGACCTCGTGCTGCGCGAAGGCCGTGTCGAAATTCTGGGCGCTCGTGGCTCGGGCGTGACGCTGACCCAGATCGTCGAGCGTGCCCATGCCGTGATGGGGCCGATTGCTGGAACAGGGGCCTTCACCAAACCCGGCGTCGCGGCGATGCCGGGCTGTGCAGCCGGTCATTTCATCGAAGCCATCGACATCCCCGTCTTCGCCGTCCATGACTGCGAGGTCGCCGTGGACACGGACACGGGACACATCGAAGTCTTGAGCTATGCCGTGGTTCAGGACGTGGGACGCGCACTCAACCCACGGGCCATCCACGGGCAGATTCAGGGCGGCGTGGTGCAGGGACTGGGATATGCCTTGCACGAAGAAATCACGCTCGGCGATCAGGGACAGGTTCTTCAAACCGGTCTGGAGTCGTTCCGCGTCCCGCTGGCCCAGGATGTCGTTCCGGTTGACATCGTGCTGCACGAAGGAGCGCCTTCCATAGGACCGCTTGGCATCAAAGGGGCGGGCGAAGTGCCCATTCTCAACGTCGGAGCAGCCGTCGCCTGCGCCGTGGCCCATGCGACCGGATGCCGCGTTCAAGAGTTGCCCTTGACCGCGCCTCGCACGCTGACCATGCTGCTGGGACTCAACGAGCCACTGCGTTTCCCGCACATCGCCGACCAATGGCGTCAGAACCTGTTGGGCAACGAATGA
- a CDS encoding DUF1566 domain-containing protein, which translates to MSCSPLPLLHGPALYTGRRLLAALLGSVCFVAPAGAAAPYVVQSNGTVADTSHELVWDRCSLGQSGSNCATGAALTYSLPNAKTEVTTRNSARYLGYTDWRLPSQTELQYLVVMGIAPMIDQEAFPGTVADHYKTLSGSTNPYAELVVNFGSGGFYYRDTGQPHYVRLVRSGQPFASSGSTPVVSAVGLGSTSGTGTTLNATSSAAGTGYWLVVPSGSSAPSARQVVDGVTYGTVSTVFGGSAPMGATTATPFGITGLVTDTAYDAYFVAVDAALNASAVSGPLSFTPTRANQTLSFGTAPSMVFGGATGTVTATSASPNSGNPLSYSVPSTTSVCSVNANSGVVMALAAGTCTVAANQAGDSNYNPATPVTQDILIGKASQSITFNTAPSMMYGGATATVGATGGASGMAVSFSSQTPSVCTVSGSTVAAVAAGTCMVAANQEGDSNYNPATPVTQDILIAKASQSITFNTAPSVMYGGATATVGATGGASGLAVSFSSQTPSVCTVSGSTVTAVAAGTCTVAADQAGNANYSDAPQVTRAITVATAPITTASGSAPGGGAVTASFTGGSAGCGYQTTGFNPVSSVPGAPPAGVAFPQGVFAFVTNAQCAGNTLDITIKYPQALPADAKYYKFGPEAGNPTPHWYVLSGAVITSTGSTSEVRFSITDNGVGDSDPRVGVIADPGGPGVLTTTTTAVPTLGEWSLMLLMGLMGLMALLGISGIRARRML; encoded by the coding sequence ATGTCCTGTTCACCTCTACCCCTCCTGCATGGGCCAGCCCTGTACACCGGCCGCAGGCTGTTGGCTGCGCTGCTGGGCAGTGTGTGCTTCGTTGCCCCAGCCGGGGCGGCGGCTCCCTATGTGGTGCAAAGCAATGGCACGGTGGCCGACACCAGCCACGAACTGGTGTGGGACCGGTGCAGCCTGGGGCAGAGCGGCAGCAACTGTGCTACTGGTGCAGCCCTGACCTACTCACTCCCTAATGCGAAGACCGAGGTCACCACCCGCAACAGCGCCAGGTACCTGGGCTATACCGACTGGCGGCTACCGAGCCAGACGGAGCTGCAGTATCTGGTGGTAATGGGAATTGCGCCGATGATTGACCAGGAGGCGTTTCCAGGGACGGTTGCCGACCATTACAAAACATTGAGCGGATCCACCAACCCCTATGCGGAATTGGTTGTCAACTTCGGTTCCGGCGGCTTTTACTACCGCGACACCGGTCAACCCCACTACGTTCGCCTCGTGCGCAGCGGCCAACCGTTTGCGTCGTCCGGTAGCACCCCGGTCGTGAGCGCCGTCGGCTTGGGCAGCACCAGCGGCACCGGCACCACTCTCAACGCCACCAGCAGTGCCGCGGGCACCGGCTACTGGCTGGTCGTGCCCAGCGGCTCGTCCGCTCCCAGCGCCCGTCAGGTGGTCGATGGCGTCACTTACGGCACTGTCAGCACTGTATTTGGCGGCAGCGCACCCATGGGCGCAACCACGGCCACGCCTTTCGGCATCACCGGCTTGGTGACCGACACGGCATATGACGCCTACTTCGTGGCGGTGGACGCCGCCCTCAACGCTTCAGCCGTCAGCGGCCCGCTGAGCTTCACCCCCACCCGAGCCAACCAGACTCTGAGCTTTGGCACCGCCCCCAGCATGGTGTTTGGCGGAGCCACCGGTACCGTCACTGCCACCAGCGCCAGCCCCAACTCCGGCAACCCTCTCAGCTACAGCGTGCCCAGCACCACCAGCGTGTGCAGCGTGAACGCCAACAGCGGCGTGGTCATGGCCCTGGCTGCAGGCACCTGCACCGTGGCCGCCAACCAGGCGGGCGACAGCAATTACAACCCCGCCACGCCGGTCACGCAGGACATCCTCATAGGCAAAGCCAGCCAAAGCATCACCTTCAACACTGCCCCCAGCATGATGTATGGCGGAGCGACGGCTACTGTTGGTGCCACCGGCGGCGCTTCGGGCATGGCCGTGAGCTTCAGCAGCCAGACGCCCAGTGTCTGCACGGTCAGCGGCAGCACCGTCGCCGCCGTGGCCGCAGGCACCTGCATGGTTGCCGCCAATCAGGAGGGCGACAGCAATTACAACCCTGCCACGCCAGTCACGCAGGACATCCTCATAGCCAAAGCCAGCCAAAGCATCACCTTCAACACTGCCCCCAGCGTGATGTATGGCGGAGCGACGGCTACCGTTGGCGCCACCGGCGGCGCTTCGGGCCTGGCCGTCAGCTTTAGCAGCCAGACGCCCAGTGTCTGCACGGTCAGCGGCAGCACCGTCACCGCCGTGGCCGCAGGCACCTGTACGGTGGCGGCGGATCAAGCGGGCAACGCCAACTACAGCGATGCTCCGCAAGTCACCAGGGCCATCACGGTTGCTACCGCCCCGATCACCACCGCCAGCGGCAGCGCTCCAGGCGGCGGTGCGGTAACGGCCTCTTTCACCGGCGGCAGTGCGGGCTGCGGCTACCAGACCACCGGCTTCAACCCTGTCAGCAGCGTGCCTGGGGCACCACCTGCGGGCGTCGCATTCCCGCAAGGCGTGTTCGCGTTCGTCACTAACGCCCAGTGTGCGGGCAATACGCTGGACATCACGATCAAGTACCCGCAGGCGCTGCCGGCCGACGCCAAGTACTACAAGTTCGGGCCTGAGGCGGGCAACCCCACACCGCACTGGTATGTGCTCTCCGGTGCAGTCATCACCAGCACGGGCAGCACCAGCGAGGTCAGGTTCAGCATCACCGACAACGGTGTGGGCGACAGCGACCCCAGGGTGGGCGTGATTGCCGACCCCGGTGGCCCGGGGGTTCTGACGACCACCACCACGGCCGTCCCCACGCTGGGCGAGTGGAGCCTGATGCTGCTGATGGGGCTGATGGGGCTGATGGCGCTGCTCGGGATCTCCGGCATACGGGCACGCCGGATGCTATAG